The genomic window agaacgccaACACCGTTGGAGTACATTTTTGGGTCTATATTCTGGTAACTTTTTCCCGACCACTTTTCTCCAACTACCTGTATAGTTCTACTTTCAGTTAAAAGACAAAAGAACTGCATACAGTggttaatttttttcaccagACCTTTATTATGCCTTGGACAGCTTGCCCTGCTTGTTGTTTATCATGTGCCTGAGAGATACATTTAAGCAAGACAAGAGAAAATTTAAAGATCCAAGAAGACTCTATGCTCCTGGTCGAATGTATCATATAGTCGAGAGGAAATTTTGCAGGTAATTGGTGCCTTTTAATAGAAGCTATTTGTTGTTTCTTATGTCACGCCAGCATTTTaacctttctgcctttgttcGTGCTATTCTAGAACAAGTTTCAGCAATGATCTGGACTTCTGGTGTTCATATTTCAAACTTTCCATGATCTAAATAAAGGGTTCAATGCCAATCTATTTTTCGGAAAGCAAGCAGAAATGCTAACTGTTTGTGCTTTATAAGCACTAGTCAAGAAAACATTGTTCCATACTCATCAATAGCATCTATATTTCTGAGGTAGTGagaaatacataaaaaatattgatgcGTGATTTTAAATTATTCAATTATACGGAGCATGGGCTGGAGTACCTCCTGTTTTTTAGGAGGTGTAGTTCTCCCTGCAGCTAAAAAAGGAAAGCTTCAGGAGACAAAAGCATACTATTCATCTCTATCATATTAGCTACAGATAAGCAGATGATACAGTTCAAACAAATTTGACTCATTTCAATATCTATGGCTGACATAGAATCCCATAGACTAGTCTAATACAGAGTGCATGTGCTGTTTTAAAAAGTCTAATTTGTGTCCTCATATATGGTTATTATGACATGGATAGATGACAGATTTTCTTTTGGTGGAGAGAGAGGTCAGATATTGTGCCGCATTGACAATAACTGTAGTACTACTCATTTGTAGATGTGGAAGATTCCCTCCTGAGGTGAGAACTGCTATTCCAGTGGAAGGCCGATTTGAGCATATTGTGTTGTCATGCAGTACTACTTCTGATCATGCGATTGTATGGATTGAACGAGAATCAGAAAAGGCTTTAGAGGTAAGTGTTATgctaatttgaaaaaaaattgtggcatCATTATTTGATTAAAAATCTGTTCCTCTGTTATCTGTTCGATGTTGAATTTTTTATACATCAATCTACTGTTTTATCAGTTCTTAGTCTCATGAATTGGGATCTATCAGATTTTATCAACTTTCAGGGAAAATATAAAGAAACTAATGACAGGCTTGGAGGATGATGATTTGTTAGTATCATAATATAGGGGCTTAtttagtacttcctctgtttcataatgtaagtcattctagcattttccatattcatattaatgttaatgaatctagatagatatatgtgtctagattcattaacatcaatatgaatgtgggaaatgctagaatgacttacattgtgaaacggagggtaCCATTAAGAGTTTAGCAACAGACCGCCCTATGTTGTTGAACATTATTACTGACATGATGCAACTCACCTTGTTGTAGGCTTAGCGGATCTCAAAACATTAGGTTCTTGATTGTTTACTTGAACCATCAAGcataaaattttgatttctaCAAAGATGCATGTACGTTTGATCAATACTTCCGATGCGATTTTTCTATGCTCTAAAAGCACAAGGCTGAAAGACAAATGCTATTTTTATGATCTCTTGGTTTATCCATAATCATGGCTGGATAATTAAATTTGAAGTGGGTATACATATTTGATATGAGTATTTGGCTTTGAACCTTTGTCATTTCCTCTTCTTATtacatttcttttttgcaaACTTTGCTTCTCTAAGACAGTGTAAGAATATAGAGCTAAACTTGTTTTACAACCATGCGTGTTCAGTAGTACAGTATTTTTGGGAAAAGAAATCCTGTTATTACTTATTACTAGCACCAAATTGACGTGGACAAGAAAGggatttcaaaaaagaaaaaaaaatcagacatgAACATCTTAGGCACCAACAGCTCAAAGCTCCTATCAGCAACATTAATGAAGGAACATGGTACACTAGTGCCAAATTGCCTACCATCATTGTTTTTGTGTTCTTCTCATTTTCCACCAGCTAAATTAAAGAACCCAAAAGAAAGATAAATGTTCATTGGATCTTAACATTTGCCGCACTAATTTGCTAAGTTGCATGAAGAATACTTGTTTATAATTATAGCGACACTGTTTTGCAGCTTATGAAAGGAAATGAGAAACCAACAACTCCGCCTGCGCTACAAAAGATGGAAAGACTGCAGAGTTTTGAGGAAGAACACAAGAATGCCCTCGAGAGAGCAAAGACCTTAGATGTTCCTCACGCAGTTGACTTGTCTGAAGTGGAGATCCAGGAGGGTTCTAGCCCTACGCCGCCCTCTGATACTCATAGTGAAGCCACCTCAGAAGCAAAATCTGCAGGAAGAACCAGTTGGGATGAGCTGATGCATAAGCTTTTCACCAGGGACGAAGGTGGGAAGCTTGTTGTGAAGGAGGACATTAAGGCGAGGAACATTGTTATTGAGTAATACCGACCCTCAGACTTTTGATCTGGTAATTGATTCTTTTGCGTGCATATACAGAAGTTCAAcatgaaaatgttttttttttttttttttttttggatcgagCCATTTTGTGGTACGAAAACTGTCCCGTGTATATGTAGACCTATCTGTGCATTCTTGAATCCCCAAAGTTTTGTTAATTTACCCGTACATGTTTTCTATAGCGTCCCCAAGCAATAAATCATAATTTATTCGGACAATTTTAAGTGCTCCTTGGATTTTGGTAACTTCAATTTCTAATCTGGTGATGAAGATCTAAATGGTAGTACATGCTTATATGAACCTATCTGATGTCCTGGACAGACTTTGCAACCAGAGTTTTGGTGATTGATCAATTATTCATTCTTGTAACTTGGATTTTTGGAGCAGATTCATCTGCACAAATCATGTGGAAATTAGCTCCTTTTAGGCTGCCGTTCGGTAGTTAGATTTGAGAACTCCTTTAACGTACGTAAAACGGAGTGACTCattgcatataattaattaagtattagctattttttttaaaaaaaatatatcaatatgatattttaaagcagcATTCGTTATTTTTTacgtttagtagtttagaaaAAGTGCAAAAGTGAGTTGGGAAAAAGTTAACCTTCCCAGAGTTTGTGACTGTCAGtgttcatttctttttcttcctcctctcctctcgttcCTTTCTTTCCATTTTCCCAAGCCGGTCAGCACTCAGCAGTCACAAACCATGCGCACGCAGCAGTCACAAACCATGCGCCGGCGAGCTTGGCTGCAGCTCCACCTGCTGAGAGTCTAGATCAAGTAACGTTTTTGCTTTGCCATTGTGTTGTGCATACATTTTGCTTTTAGAGAATTGCAAATATAGCACTAGTTTCACCCCAAACATGGAAAAGCCATTAACAAATACACAAACCGTAAAGTTGCCACTGaagttagtttctttttttttttaggaaccGACGACAGGAGTTACTCCTGCCGGAATttatagaagaagagaattggCCCAGTTAATAAAGAAAACCGGGCCCGAAAACCAAACAAGCACGGTTAATTAAACGGAAAACTGGCAAAAACCTAtacagaaaaggaaaagaaacaacTAAAAAGACCTCACAAAAGTCGTTGTTACCAAGCTTACCGAAAGGCAAGCAGATTCGACAACATAAAGCAAACGAGGTCTCCAGAACCACCGAACATCCTCTAATGGAGCATAAACCTTCTGAGCGAAGCCTTCAACAAGGGAGCAACATCAAGGATGTTGTCAACGCCCGTTCCGAAAGGAACCCGGTTTTCACCTGAAGGAAGAGAGAGCCAGCATGAAGATACCTCCAAGGAGGAAACGGCGCCCGCAAGCGTCGATATCATCAACCTAGGATAGCACTaggcaaggttttcacccgagGCTCTCTCAAAATGCTCCACTTCCAAACCCTTGCCGCATTGCCGGGACGTTCATTGAGGGTCATCATTGCCGAGCTTGCAAGacaagcagctccgactccgCCTCAACAGCCAAACACCCTGCAGCTCGACCAGGGACCGCCTCACACCCAGGAACCCACCCACAGCAAACTAACAGCGCGGCTGACGACCAGCGAACAAGACGCCGAAAATCCGCACGCCACCCCTACTAGAGAGCTCCTCAGCATCGACTGGAAGCAGCCTAACCTAAGAAGGGAGGAGCACCTAAGAAGAATGGAGCGGGCGCCGCACCGCCAGAGAGCATTGGAGGAACAACCACTGGAGAAGGGGAGAACCGGATCTAGAGGAacaggagggagggagatggaACAACCACTGAAGAGAGGCGCCGTCCCTGCCGCCGGCAAAGGCCGCCGCAGGCCTACTGCCCCCGGCCAAGACCACGCGGTAGCTGGCGCTGGGGCACCCTCCGCCGAGAGCCGCCGGCCGACCGAAtgagccgccgccgaccacgcgAGTCGCCGCCGACCCGAAGCCGTTGTCGCCGACGAAACGCGCGGGAGCTGCAGGCCACCTGCCAACGCccgagggcgccggcgccgaccgagccccaccgccggccgcgcagagccccaccgccgcgccgccgtcgtcaccccggccagatctggcggggCAACTGGATCTGGCGACGCCATCGCCGGAGCCGCGCAGAGCCCCATCGCCGTGCCGCCAACGCCGCGGAGAGCCCCACCACCACGCCGTTGCCGCGACCTCACTGTACCGCCGCCGCGACCTCGCCGTCcagccgccatcgtcgccacgcCCGTGCCAGGGCGAGATGGAGCCAAGAGAGATggccctgccgccgccatcccagCGCGTCGCCCGGGTTTGccgtcgacgagctccggcggcggcgaagcagggaggagggagggggaggggcggcggcggctagggtcaTTCCCACTTAAGTTAGTTTCCATTGCTCTCGTTTATCATTGCCATCTAAACTAGTAAGATTAAAAGGCCAAAAATAGTTATAAATTaaactaacttaaaaaaaagaacatgacaaGACCATCTTACCCCTAGCCAGAATAGACCCTCGCTGCCCCCTCTCTCTTGCGGGCGATGTGCAAGCGGTTGGCGGGAGGGCGGTGTGTGGCGGGCGAACGGACGAACGTCGGGAGGGCGTGCAGACGGGCGCCGTTTGGGAGGATGATGAGATGACGTGCGGCCAGGGGGCGGTGGGGCGGGAGGGCGTTAGTAGCACGAGCATGGGCAGTAGCATCAGCGCGTGGTGGCAGCTCCCTAtggcagaagcagcagcagcaagctagCGAATTGGTTGGACTGCAGCAAGAGCAACAACAATGGCGAGTGGAGGCAATAGCAACAACGGGGAGCAGGGGCATCCTTGTCctattttttatgaaaaccCATCTTCTAACGGTGTTATTTTCAGCCGTGAATCCAATGGCAAGTATTCCATATTCCAATCATTTTTTATGGTAAACATGCAAttacgtttttttttataatggcaAATTCTTGATACCGCTTCAAACCagtagcaaatatgcaattggtcGTTTGCTTTTTCCTTCTGGATATCGGTGAACCGAAATTGCTATTTTGCATGCCCTCGTTTCCAGCGAAtactctcttctctcttgtAGTCTTCTCTTATCTTTCCTTTTTCACTCAACCTAAAGCCCAACTAATTCAttcaaaggtttttttttaattcatgcAAAGTTAGCCCCAACACCGTGCATTTTATTAGATATAGTCCTAACCGGCAATGTCTTCCAATTATCCCAATTTGCCAACAATAGACAAGCCCTCGAGCAGGAGTGGGGATCCTCTGCTGTACTGCATATACAGTAGATGTCACTGACACATGGGTCTAATGTGTTAGCGACACCTATTGTATATGCAGTACAACAGAAGATTTAAGATTTGTATCCCACGAGCATAGCCAGTTGAGGTCACCACCAACAATCCAACATAAGTGTGTCCTTGTCAAGTCCTCAGAGCGAACacttttcttcttatttttcgGGATCCACGTGTTCTGTCTCGAGTGCCGATGATGGGAGGCAAATAAACACGTGTGTTTTGTCGAACCTCCCTGTTCGTCGGGAAATGGAGCGGTACATTAACACGTgatcaattaagtattagttttttttaaaagtagatcaatataattttttaaagcaacttttgtatataaatttttttagaaaaaatacaccgtttaatagtttaaaaagcatgcatgcggaaaacgagggaggagGAAAGTTAGGAACTCTAAGGCTATAGCCAACGCAAGGTATAGCCCCATAAAAAAGGTGATGCCAGGTGGGATGAAACCACATTGTGATATCCCTCACACAGTGCAGGCCATACCACCATCTCATTTCTGCGATTCAGTATCTATCACTTGGTCACATTTTTCATTTAAAcccttaatttatttttatttgtatatACGTCCAATATTTGCAGTATAACCCCTAAAATCACAAACATATATAAGAATCCACCCCTTCCCAGGCAACGTCGCCTCCCCCGTTGGCTCTCCCTTCCCAGCAGCGCCGCTTCTCCCTTCACTCTTCACCAGGTCACGACGAGCTCAagctcccctctcccctcaGCACGGATCGAGGCGACGACAGCGGATGGAAGCGCCGGAAGTGGGgatcgatgcggcggcgggggggggggggggatcaaTGCAACGACGACGAGATCGACGCGGCGGCACTCGGGGTGGCACATCGGGTCGTCGGTCGCCAGCAGACCTTCCTGGGTAGGCCCTTCTCTCTAGACTACCCCCTCTCCATCTTCTTCCCGAGCGCGGGAGCAGCAACGGCGCGAGGTGACGGCATGAGGTGAGGCATCTCCCTAACACGGCTCCTCGCCTAAAAGCTGACGAAACTACGCAGCCATCTAGGATCACGGCGttgatgtgaccatcaagtcTATGCATATATccaagcatgagaaatataaaacatggcCAAAGAATACATCGAGTGAACGGaggatctacaagatattaaagtccaatgagttttggaatccagttcgGTCTCCGAagacagcactgacttcaaacggacctagcgctttcatgccaactccgatttggatgatcttggacttcgtggaaagcttatctcgctacctttcaaacgcatctggtctcatgtccaaattcatctcgagtcaacgggaatcgccaaaacaagacaatgctgttgctgaaaccgaacttgggccttgggccttgtaatataatagactaggcccatctcggaagtgtctccctccatctccacgaattagcacttaaccctagctttattttcctctataaatagctttgtacatcctcaaaaacatttgggttttgtttagttgaattttgccaagtgccattcaccttgtctctagtcctcgttCGATTAGCCGAcgactatagattcagagcctccaatagttggtgtgttgatttaccgagtcgattagatctaccacttcaatcgcaactatttctttgtgctaattacctattcgcaatatttagattgcatcttatcttgttcttgcagtgttctctcgtttgcattgcagggatcatcaaccgcgcgtcatggttggtacgacatcgtttgtggtgtagcgattgcacgacattctggacttgttctggttggtagccacgtcgcaaacgtcacgctcgatcaaagcgagagttatcctcTTACCAGAAGAttgggccacgagagagagcgtcatcaggCGTTCTAGGGGGTGCGGTCCGATTAAACTGGCACGAATATTCGCCTCGAAAGAGACGAGACCACCCTCCAGCGCGTTGGACATGCCTATATCGTCTCGGCTCCACCCTCGAAGCCCTCGAATCCTCTTTTGAATCGCagttctcagaaaaaaaaattcgccGATTTCCGGTTGCCGCCAGGTGGTGGACCTGCGGCTGCGGGTCGGAGCTGCACAGCGCCAACCCATCTCAACCAACAGTAGTACATCTGCCTGCACTTTTGTGCAGGCCACGGGCGTCCCCATCACCACCATATCACGTACTACCGGGCGTCCCCGCTATTTTCAGCCCACAGAGACGAAAGACACGGGGaaataaacaaacaaaccaaaaaaaataaaatcgagAAAAAGTGGAGATATAAATTCAATCGCAGGAAGCGAAGCGCGGATCCGCTTCCTCATCCACCGATCGCCCCCTCCTTCATCCTCCGGTATAATTCCGCCCCTGAATTCCTCTTCCcgaattgcttttttttttccctaacgCTACTGTTTGCGATTTCATTCGATTCGCTGGCTGCTCGTTGGCCGCAAGGCTCGATCGATCTGGTACCAGATTGGCTGTCTGTTCGGTTCGCTTTGGTTCCGATTTCGGGTGAAGCCGGATGCGTTTTTCGCTGATGATTTGGTTGGTTTCGTGATtgtgttttggttttttttttttggttgcaggTAGCAGTCATGGCGTCGTCGGCGCTAATCTGCGACACCGAGCAGTGGAAGGGCCTCCAGGTGCGTGAGTTGATACGTGCGCGAAGCactgccaattttttttttgagtgctCGCATTGCTGCGGTTTCTATTCGATGTATTGCTTGCTTCGATTATAGATTTTGGTAGGCTCACTATGATTTCGTGTTTCGCCACGCATGCGGGGGCGAGCAGGCGCACGTCGGGGCGATTCAGAAGACGCACCTGCGCGATCTGATGGATGATGCCGAGCGCTGCAAGGCAATGACAGCGTAAGGATTGAAATTTCTCCTGTTGCATGTGTGGGTTTCTGCTTTGGTTTTTTGAGGTGCTTGTTTGGTTGACAGTGAGTATGAAGGCATATTTCTGGATTACTCGAGGCAGCGTGCAACTGGCGAGACCATGGAGAAGCTGTTTAAATTGGCAGAGGTGACACCTGTTTGCTATGTAGGAGTACGATGGTTTTGGTGTCATGATTTGGGATCTAACCAATTTATTGTAGGCGGCAAAGCTCAaggagaagattgagaagatgtTTAGTGGTGACAAGGTAAGCATCATTATCTGCCAAAGATGTTCAGTTTTCTGAAGGGGGTGTTTTTTCAGTAACTTCATCATATGTAAAGAGTTCCTTGCCATGAAGACTCTGTACACATATTTAGCTTGCATGTAatatttaaacttgcatgtgaTTCTGCATATTAAATAGCTTGACTATTTTGTTCTGAGCTCTGTTTCTTAATTTAGTATTAATGTTTGGACTATTCTTAAGCTTCccattccatatatatatacatttcttttttgtgttgCTGTGATGCATTTGTAACATTACTTGGTTTGTTTTCTTAGATAAATAGCACAGAGAACAGATCTGTGCTTCATGTAGCTCTAAGGGCTCCAAGAGACGAAGTAATAAAAAGTGATGGGGTCAATGTGGTTCCCGAAGTTTGGGGTGTAAAAGATAAAATCAAGCAGTTTTCAGAAACTTTTAGGAGTGGATCATGGGTAAGTTAAGATTTTTCTTGAACCCTGTAAATCTTTTTGAACACTGAAGATTGATCACTGCTACTTCTTTCACAGGTTGGGGCAACTGGTAAAGCATTGACAAATGTTGTGTCAGTTGGAATAGGTGGTAGCTTTCTTGGTCCTCTGTTCGTGCATGCTGCCCTCCAGACAGGTGAACTACTATAATGTTCATTCTTAGGTTCTCTGCACTGAGATTGTTTTTCTGAAAATTATAATCTGCCAAACCCTGAAAATCTTGCTAATTTTCAGATCCAGAAGCTGCAGAATCTGCCAAAGGGCGACAGTTAAGATTGTAAGTGTGTATTTGGGACATGTTTTCAATTGTAATGTGCAGGCCAACAGCAATTATATGCTTTGCAAACAGTATGTTTCTGCAGTACAATTTCTATGTTAAATTCTACTATGTGAATTTGTTTATTTAGCTTGCTAGTTTGttccagtatttttttttctactgggGCATAGTATTCCTTTGCTTTTATGTCTTCGAAGTAATTTGTTCCAGCAGTTTTTACGTTGTGAAGTCAGTCGTgattcatgtgagatcttgtccTATGCTTAGTACTTCAATTTATATCTGGATGATGTTTTACTGTTTTTGTTATTCAGTTTCCATATTTTTCTATCGTTCATGCATGATGTTTTCATCTATTaattatatgtaattttggTTATCTTGTAGCCTTGCAAATGTTGACCCTGTTGATGTTGCACGAAGCATCAAAGATTTAGATCCTGAAACAACACTTGGTAATTACCATGCTTTGTTCTTTCATACCCATTCACTTAGATGTTGTGAATATCTGCAGAGGTTTTAATTGTTATGTGAAAAACTTGCAGTTGTGGTTGTCTCAAAGACCTTCACAACAGCTGAAACAATGTTAAATGCTCGAACTCTCAAGGAGTGGATTGTCTCTTCTCTTGGGTTAGTATATTAGCACCTGAAACACCTTTGCCCCTAGTCCCATTATTATGGTGAGACTGATCCTAAATGTGTTGATTCAGACCTGATGCTGTTGCGAAACATATGATTGCTGTCAGTACCAATCTTGAGGTACTTCTGGAGCTTTTACTTTGACATTCAAATTTCACTTGATCTAATCTCTTTTCCGCACTCTTGTATCTTATATACATTTGGATTATAAATGTGTTAAAATTGCATTGTTAACGTGTTTGACTATTCTGCTTCCATACTCCAAGTGTTGTGTAATACGCCAATGAATTGTTTATTCTAATGTGATGAAATTTCACCTATCCATTTTTCTGGTTTTGAAGCTTGTGGAGAAGTTTGGAATTGACCCTAAAAATGCTTTTGCATTTTGGGACTGGGTTGGTGGTCGCTATagtggtgagatttttttttcaatttaaaaatatcaGCTACCTTATCATTATGTCTGTTTGTAACTGTAGTCCAATGTTGCAGTTTGCAGTGCTGTTGGTGTCCTGCCCTTATCTCTTCAATATGGTTTTCCGATTGTTCAGAAGTATGCATCTGAACCTATATTGCATTCTCAAAtgtctacttttttttattacaaataagtAAATACAAGATCTGTAGGAGTTTGAACTTTGTAACACAGGATCAATTTCATTACTATAAAATGAGTCCGTGTTCCTTTAGTCTTCTTGTGTTCAGAATACACATATTATGCCAGATTTTTGAAAAACCATGGCACTATGGTAGTAAACAAtgatactagaaaaaaaaaaaagcttatagCACGATAATGACAGTGCAGACTAATCTTATCGGCAGGTGAGTGCTAATAACTACAGCTACTTTTAAGGTCTAAAAAAAAGACTTTGTTACATCAGGCTACCTTCATACATGAGCATATACGTCATATATGTATCAGTGGTCACCCACCACCATTACCATAAGATGTGCCAAAATTTCTGACTCAGAAATATAAGACCTTGGGGCCAGCCCCTTTTTGTCCATTACTCCATTAGAATGTACTAGCAAAATGACCATACTTTGCTgtggataaaaaaatatattataatatgtaattGCTTATTAAAAAGTTATCAAATATGTTAGTATCACTTGTTTACTTGTTTGAATATATGGTATTTACTTGTTTGATCCGAATATTTGGACTATTCcataatatcaaaaaaataacaGGAGCCTATttgtaaaaactataaagacagtggtggggtggcagattcactaccaccaccactagggacttttaaaggagtatacaTCTTCTGTTCCTTCGTAGTATTGTGGAAATTTAGGATGTGAACTTTTTT from Oryza glaberrima chromosome 6, OglaRS2, whole genome shotgun sequence includes these protein-coding regions:
- the LOC127777120 gene encoding glucose-6-phosphate isomerase, cytosolic B; protein product: MASSALICDTEQWKGLQAHVGAIQKTHLRDLMDDAERCKAMTAEYEGIFLDYSRQRATGETMEKLFKLAEAAKLKEKIEKMFSGDKINSTENRSVLHVALRAPRDEVIKSDGVNVVPEVWGVKDKIKQFSETFRSGSWVGATGKALTNVVSVGIGGSFLGPLFVHAALQTDPEAAESAKGRQLRFLANVDPVDVARSIKDLDPETTLVVVVSKTFTTAETMLNARTLKEWIVSSLGPDAVAKHMIAVSTNLELVEKFGIDPKNAFAFWDWVGGRYSVCSAVGVLPLSLQYGFPIVQKFLEGAASIDKHFRSSSFEKNIPVLLGLLSVWNVSFLGYPARAILPYSQALEKFAPHIQQLSMESNGKGVSIDGVQLSFETGEIDFGEPGTNGQHSFYQLIHQGRVIPCDFIGVVKSQQPVYLKGEIVSNHDELMSNFFAQPDALAYGKTPEQLHSEKVPEHLISHKTFQGNRPSLSLLLPSLSAYEIGQLLSIYEHRIAVQGFLWGINSFDQWGVELGKSLASQVRKSLHASRMEGKPVQGFNSSTASLLTRYLAVEPSTPYNTTTMPKV